From a region of the Candidatus Rhabdochlamydia porcellionis genome:
- a CDS encoding acyl-CoA thioesterase — translation MFEYQTQIRMRNTDATGHLFFSEQFNLVLETFEEFLTFINRDEDHFLNQMEMPIVHAEADYKKPLQLRDLLKIILGIKKLGNTSFSVSYFLFNLKTQEEVGRVVIVHVCVDSITKKATPLPLKLRECFERHLWEKDFLNAALKEE, via the coding sequence ATGTTTGAGTATCAAACACAAATCCGTATGAGGAATACAGACGCGACAGGGCATTTATTTTTTTCTGAGCAATTCAATCTTGTTCTAGAGACCTTTGAAGAATTTTTGACCTTTATCAATAGAGATGAGGATCATTTTTTAAACCAGATGGAAATGCCCATTGTTCATGCAGAAGCTGATTACAAAAAACCTTTACAATTAAGAGATCTATTAAAAATTATATTAGGTATTAAGAAATTGGGAAATACCTCTTTCAGCGTATCTTATTTTTTATTTAATCTTAAAACTCAGGAAGAAGTAGGTAGAGTTGTTATCGTACATGTATGTGTAGACTCCATTACAAAAAAGGCTACACCTCTTCCTTTGAAGCTAAGAGAGTGTTTTGAAAGACATCTTTGGGAAAAAGATTTCTTAAATGCTGCTTTAAAAGAGGAATAG
- a CDS encoding TPR end-of-group domain-containing protein: MNPRNLQSSILLSQNQLQSEQSVATSLQAKGELALLNKYFDKGLSYFNKALSLEPTNFKLYFSQGLSLFQFAQEKEQEKPLLLANKRLKTAAQLSPNHLDTWQAWSSVLCTLGFTYKNLKYFLEAHEKITQAIDLCPLQKIDTLADLYADLGSIFLHIASHSQEPNDLYHAIQAFEKAAHLNKTLPTDVWKDFGLACYKFANFVNEDRFYFKANQCFKNALSLEPDSASLWHLLAQTFCQLYTQTHDEDHFIKADEYFAAASQRSPKSLDIWLNWSLFLCETGKNLPDVKKLRLCIEKCHEALNVDPDHFLIQAICAEALSLLGMNLERLDLIHEANEKMSQVIEQKEDSPDIWHCYGSCLQCLGAYFKDIDFYYQAIEKFQIGLSIDRTYHRNWHAIAKIYTAIGELEQDADILHSSFKFYKKALYLKKSNFYLFDYAVALAKLGEMKHEKCYLEKSIDLFEKALIIQKNAIFLYPEWLFHYARALDTLGDFFEEESYYLRSIEIFSQILMIDPNLYDVHHHLALALSHLGELTSSREYLYRAIHHYRLAVKQENENDTVLLNFALTLINLSQHLYDSAEIEQLYRDAEQKLFTASRLGNTQSYYHLACLYSLSNQIGLSMHFLEKAVKADSLPSIEEMLQDDWLDNIRTTQDFHEFLSRLENSRNLEEY, encoded by the coding sequence ATGAATCCACGCAATTTACAATCTTCCATCTTATTAAGCCAAAATCAATTACAATCAGAGCAAAGCGTTGCTACATCCCTACAAGCAAAGGGTGAACTTGCTCTACTTAACAAATATTTTGATAAAGGCTTAAGTTACTTTAATAAAGCTCTTTCCCTTGAACCTACTAATTTTAAACTATATTTTTCTCAAGGATTGTCCCTTTTCCAATTTGCTCAGGAAAAAGAACAAGAAAAACCACTCCTTTTAGCAAATAAACGTCTAAAAACAGCAGCTCAGCTTAGCCCAAATCATTTAGATACCTGGCAAGCTTGGAGCAGTGTACTCTGCACTCTAGGATTTACCTATAAAAACTTAAAATACTTTTTAGAAGCCCATGAGAAAATAACTCAAGCCATTGATCTTTGCCCTTTACAAAAGATAGATACTCTTGCTGACTTATATGCCGATTTAGGGTCTATTTTTTTACATATAGCTAGCCATTCCCAAGAACCAAATGATTTATATCATGCTATACAGGCCTTTGAAAAAGCAGCACATTTAAATAAAACATTACCTACTGATGTCTGGAAAGATTTTGGTCTAGCTTGCTATAAATTTGCAAACTTCGTAAATGAAGATCGTTTTTATTTCAAAGCAAATCAATGTTTCAAAAATGCTCTTTCTTTAGAGCCAGACTCTGCTTCTTTATGGCATTTATTAGCTCAAACCTTTTGTCAATTATACACGCAAACACATGATGAAGACCATTTCATCAAAGCAGATGAATATTTTGCTGCTGCTTCTCAAAGATCGCCAAAGTCCTTAGACATTTGGTTAAACTGGTCCTTGTTTCTATGTGAAACAGGTAAAAATCTTCCCGATGTTAAGAAATTGCGTCTATGTATTGAAAAATGTCATGAAGCACTTAACGTTGACCCAGATCATTTTTTAATCCAAGCAATCTGTGCTGAAGCTCTTAGTTTACTAGGAATGAATTTAGAACGCCTTGATCTCATTCACGAAGCTAATGAAAAAATGAGCCAGGTCATTGAACAAAAAGAAGATAGCCCCGATATTTGGCATTGTTACGGATCTTGTCTGCAATGTCTAGGCGCTTACTTTAAAGATATCGATTTTTATTACCAAGCAATTGAGAAATTCCAAATAGGGCTATCTATTGATCGTACATATCATCGTAACTGGCATGCAATTGCAAAAATTTATACAGCAATTGGAGAGCTAGAACAAGACGCCGATATTCTTCACTCTTCTTTTAAATTTTATAAAAAAGCTCTCTATTTGAAAAAATCTAATTTTTACTTATTTGACTACGCAGTTGCTTTAGCTAAACTTGGAGAAATGAAACATGAAAAATGCTATTTAGAAAAATCTATCGATTTATTTGAAAAAGCATTAATCATACAAAAAAATGCCATCTTTTTATACCCAGAATGGCTATTTCACTATGCGCGTGCACTAGACACTCTTGGAGATTTTTTTGAGGAAGAAAGCTATTATTTAAGATCTATCGAGATTTTTTCACAAATTTTAATGATCGATCCTAACTTATACGATGTACACCACCACTTAGCATTAGCACTTTCACACCTAGGAGAGCTTACTTCTAGTCGAGAATATCTTTATCGTGCTATCCATCATTATAGACTTGCCGTTAAGCAAGAAAATGAAAATGACACCGTGCTTTTAAATTTTGCTTTAACGTTAATCAATTTAAGCCAACATTTATATGACTCTGCTGAAATTGAACAACTCTACCGCGACGCAGAACAAAAGCTATTTACCGCAAGCCGTTTAGGCAACACTCAATCCTACTACCACCTCGCCTGTCTGTATTCCCTTTCCAATCAGATTGGACTTAGTATGCACTTTCTAGAAAAAGCGGTTAAAGCAGACTCTCTGCCTTCTATAGAAGAAATGCTCCAAGATGACTGGCTTGACAATATACGCACAACGCAGGATTTTCACGAATTTTTATCCCGTCTAGAAAATAGCCGTAATCTAGAAGAGTATTAA
- a CDS encoding leucine-rich repeat domain-containing protein: MSIHSINQDLHMLRIGSEESISKKNLDGNELKKIIDQWVKDGPTDAVESLEEAKQRIFEFFNNNQETDKLLLSDLYLTSLPDIFHFEPFKSKLARLDISYNNLIILPESFGNLQALTRLNLSHNQLTGLPESFACLTTLKYLNLSHNNFTMLPDLLGDLQTLLQLDASYNYFSLSLPMKVWNLPSRCIIDLVGCNLSKEDLKKINKATTGPKIVTIYEEKLIELARKKLKPMSLLMQFT; the protein is encoded by the coding sequence ATGTCAATTCATTCAATTAATCAAGACCTTCATATGCTCAGAATTGGATCAGAGGAATCAATCTCAAAAAAAAATTTAGATGGAAATGAATTAAAAAAAATTATAGATCAATGGGTAAAAGATGGTCCTACAGATGCAGTTGAAAGTTTGGAAGAGGCGAAGCAAAGGATTTTTGAGTTTTTCAATAACAATCAAGAAACAGATAAATTGTTATTGTCTGACTTATATTTAACTTCCTTGCCTGACATTTTTCATTTTGAGCCTTTTAAGAGTAAACTAGCGCGGCTAGACATAAGCTACAACAATCTTATAATTCTACCTGAATCTTTTGGCAATCTACAAGCATTGACAAGATTGAACCTTAGCCACAATCAACTTACGGGCTTACCGGAGTCTTTTGCCTGTTTGACAACATTGAAATATTTGAATCTTAGTCATAACAATTTTACAATGCTGCCTGATCTTCTCGGTGACTTGCAAACATTATTACAACTAGATGCTAGCTATAACTATTTTTCCTTGAGCCTTCCGATGAAGGTATGGAACCTTCCTTCTAGATGCATAATTGACCTGGTAGGATGCAATCTTTCTAAAGAAGATCTAAAGAAGATAAACAAAGCTACTACAGGCCCTAAAATTGTTACTATTTATGAAGAGAAACTTATAGAATTAGCAAGAAAAAAATTAAAACCAATGTCATTACTCATGCAATTCACATAA